In Phalacrocorax aristotelis unplaced genomic scaffold, bGulAri2.1 scaffold_340, whole genome shotgun sequence, a single window of DNA contains:
- the ZC3H4 gene encoding LOW QUALITY PROTEIN: zinc finger CCCH domain-containing protein 4 (The sequence of the model RefSeq protein was modified relative to this genomic sequence to represent the inferred CDS: inserted 1 base in 1 codon) codes for MSEDSGKNFPPIGVCCENDSFLTDMASPPRTRSDSPREDGELEEGELEDDGGEEAQDPSESQERGRKEKGEKHHSDSDDEKAHRRMKRKRRKEREKEKRRSKKKRKSKHKRHASSSDDFSDYSEDSDFSPAEKGHRKYREYSPPYSSSHQQYPSSHGAPMQKKSYSKLESKSYGMYEDYENEEYGQYEGEEDEDLGKEDYDDFAKELNQYRRAKEGSHRGRGGRGRGRGYRGRGGRGGMRGGRGMGRGNRGRGRGDHPEEEEEMYDEEMDYCDNEEPVGDDDYDDYSKELSQYRRSKESRGRGLNRGRGRGPRGRGNKGMGRGRGRGGSRSGMGKGGGMNEDDDYYDDDMGDGGGGGNYRRNDHDKPHQQSDKKGKVICKYFVEGRCTWGDHCNFSHDIELPKKRELCKFYITGYCARAENCPYMHDIFPCKLFHTTGNCINGDDCMFSHDPLTEETRELLDKMLADDAEAGAEDEKEVEELKKQGINPLPKPPPGVGLLPTPPRPPGPPAPTSPNGRLMPGGPPPPPPPPLPPPGPQMPPPLHEPLSPQQLQQQQDMYKKIPSLFEIVVRPTGQLAEKLGVRHPGPPPPRFPGPGGPPGPMPGPMHPDMHPDMHPDMHPDMHPDMHPDMHPDMHPDMHPDMPMGPGMNPGPPMGPGPPMMPYGPDDSPHSGMMPPVPSAPGFYDNFYQQQEGLEMDHGMMGDPEDYGGYEEMEGPPGEHLFPDPSLDHDALCEGGAPGLAKAPGAVPDFMPSAQRALYLRIQQKQQEEEERARRLAESSKQDRENEEGDTGNWYSSDEDDGGSSVTSILKTLRQQSSGRAHGQPSHGEMGPPSGVSDPRLQKAPAGGSARPADPRLRDPRLSRAADLSVPALPGDSGPTDPRLARHVPASAPKPEAPHSSGQKAAPLPDEEEGERVLRDKPVNVPLDPLPGHSLRDPRSQLQQFSHIKKDVVLHKPNFARMILWSPEDLIPLPLPKQEFIPVPAALQSMPALDPRLSRAQAGLSDPRQRGGSAPGDAGSSPGAGLPDFELLSRILKTVNAAGGPAAGQSDKPSDPRVRKAPADPRLQKSAETGLSRVPKATDPASGGEAAPAIAPYDPRLLTAGGGSKGGGQSSVLSAISLYDPRTPGSGGKASEPPTESASSSKPSDCAKTAGKTKEPLFVRRSALDQPEPEKASAESATDRYNSYNRPRAKAAAAGAAVAPSPGPETSPQPGLHNLPVPXVYGMVKPSGKAGPGSPFAGASPARDGEPQDAASLKDVFKGFDPTASPFCQ; via the exons ATGAGCGAGGATTCAGGGAAGAATTTTCCCCCGATCGGTGTTTGCTGCGAAAACGATAGTTTCTTAACAGACATGGCTTCTCCGCCGCGTACCCGCAGCGACTCTCCACG GGAGGATGGAGAGTTGGAAGAAGGGGAGCTGGAGGACgatggaggggaggaggcgcAGGATCCCTCCGAATCTCAGGAGAGGGGCcggaaggagaaaggggagaagCATCACAGCGATTCAGATGACGAGAAGGCCCATCGACGGATGAAGCGCAAGCGTcggaaagagagagagaaggagaagaggagatccaagaagaaaaggaaatccaaACACAAG CGCCACGCTTCTTCCAGCGATGACTTCTCCGATTACAGCGAGGACTCCGACTTCAGCCCCGCCGAGAAGGGGCACAGAAAGTACAGGGAATACAGCCCCCCTTACTCCTCC TCCCACCAGCAGTACCCGTCCTCTCACGGCGCTCCCATGCAGAAGAAGAGCTACTCCAAACTGGAGAGCAAGAGTTACGGCATGTACGAGGACTACGAGAACGAGGAGTACGGCCAGTACGAGGGGGAAGAGGACGAAGACCTGGGGAAGGAGGATTACGATGACTTTGCGAAAGAGCTGAATCAGTACCGGCGAGCGAAGGAGGGCTCTCACCGGGGCCGAG gtggccggggccggggccgaggGTACCGCGGGCGCGGCGGCAGAGGCGGCATGAGAGGAGGCCGAGGCATGGGCCGGGGGAACCGCGGCCGAGGCCGAGGCGACCACcccgaggaagaggaggagatgtACGACGAAGAGATGGAT TACTGCGACAACGAGGAGCCCGTCGGCGACGACGACTACGACGACTACTCCAAGGAGCTGAGCCAGTACCGCAGGAGCAAAGAGAGCCGCGGCCGGG GTTTAAATCGAGGACGGGGTCGCGGCCCCAGAGGACGAGGAAATAAAGGAATGGGCAGGGGCCGAGGCAGAGGCGGGAGCAGGAGCGGAATGGGGAAAGGCGGGGGAATGAATGAAGACGACGATTACTACGATGACGACATGGGA GACGGAGGGGGCGGTGGGAATTACCGGCGGAACGACCACGACAAGCCCCACCAGCAGTCGGATAAGAAAGGGAAAGTGATCTGCAAATACTTTGTGGAAGGCAGATGTACCTGG GGCGACCACTGCAATTTCAGTCACGACATCGAGCTACCAAAGAAACGGGAACTGTGCAAGTTCTACATCACCGGCTACTGCGCCAGGGCTGAAAACTGCCCTTACATGCACGATATC TTCCCCTGCAAGCTGTTCCACACCACGGGCAACTGCATCAACGGGGACGACTGCATGTTCTCCCACGACCCGCTCACAGAGGAGACGCGGGAGCTCCTCGACAAG ATGCTGGCGGACGACGCGGAAGCCGGGGCGGAGGATGAGAAAGAAGTCGAAGAGCTAAAAAAACAGGGCATCAACCCTCTTCCCAAACCGCCCCCAGGGGTGGGCTTGTTACCCACCCCCCCTCGCCCTCCCGGGCCGCCGGCTCCGACGTCTCCCAACGGGAGGCTGATGCCCGGCGGccctcctccgccgccgccgccgccgcttccTCCGCCGGGGCCGCAGATGCCTCCCCCGCTGCACGAACCCCTCTCGCCGCAGCAGCTCCAGCAACAGCAGGACATGTACAAGAAGATCCCGTCGCTCTTCGAGATCGTCGTGCGACCGACGGGGCAGCTGGCCGAGAAGCTGGGCGTGAG GCACCCAGGTCCGCCTCCCCCCAGGTTCCCCGGGCCCGGAGGACCCCCAGGACCAATGCCCGGACCCATGCACCCGGACATGCACCCAGACATGCACCCCGACATGCACCCGGACATGCACCCGGACATGCACCCCGACATGCACCCCGACATGCACCCGGACATGCACCCGGACATGCCAATGGGGCCGGGAATGAATCCGGGCCCTCCCATGGGTCCCGGACCCCCCATGATGCCCTACGGACCGGACGATTCCCCCCATTCCGGCATGATGCCGCCCGTCCCATCGGCTCCCGGTTTCTACGATAATTTTTACCAGCAGCAAGAAGGTTTGGAGATGGATCATGGCATGATGGGAGACCCGG aagACTACGGCGGTTACGAGGAGATGGAAGGACCTCCGGGGGAGCACCTCTTCCCCGACCCGTCCTTGGATCACGATGCTCTGTGCGAAGGGGGCGCGCCCGGCTTGGCGAAAGCGCCGGGCGCCGTCCCCGACTTCATGCCGTCGGCGCAACGAGCCCTTTACCTGAGAatccagcagaagcagcaagaggaagaagagagagcgCGAAGGCTCGCCGAGAGCAGCAAGCAGGACCGCGAAAACGAGGAAG gcGACACCGGTAACTGGTATTCCAGCGACGAAGACGACGGCGGAAGCAGCGTCACCTCCATATTGAAGACCCTGAGGCAGCAAAGCTCCGGCAGAGCCCACGGCCAACCCTCCCACGGAGAAATGGGGCCTCCCTCCGGCGTGAGCGACCCTCGCCTGCAAAAAGCCCCGGCGGGGGGCAGCGCTCGGCCTGCCGACCCACGGCTACGAGACCCCCGGCTCTCCCGAGCCGCCGACCTCTCCGTCCCGGCCCTCCCCGGCGACTCGGGACCCACCGACCCCCGGCTCGCGCGGCACGTTCCCGCCTCCGCCCCCAAACCAGAAGCTCCTCATTCCAGCGGCCAGAAAGCGGCCCCGCTCCCCGACGAGGAGGAAGGCGAAAGGGTTTTACGGGATAAACCGGTCAACGTCCCCCTGGATCCTCTCCCGGGCCATTCCCTGCGGGATCCCCGCTCGCAGCTGCAGCAGTTCAGCCACATCAAGAAAGACGTCGTCCTCCACAAACCCAACTTCGCCCGGATGATCCTGTGGAGCCCGGAGGATCTGATCCCGCTCCCGCTCCCAAAGCAGGAGTTTATCCCCGTCCCGGCGGCCCTTCAATCCATGCCCGCCCTCGATCCGCGGCTCAGCAGGGCCCAGGCGGGTCTTTCGGATCCCCGGCAGAGGGGGGGAAGCGCGCCGGGGGACGCCGGCTCCTCGCCGGGCGCCGGCCTCCCCGATTTCGAGCTCCTCTCGAGGATATTAAAGACGGTGAACGCCGCCGGCGGCCCGGCGGCCGGCCAGAGCGACAAGCCCAGCGACCCCCGGGTGCGAAAAGCCCCCGCCGACCCCAGGTTACAAAAATCCGCCGAAACGGGGCTTTCCCGCGTCCCTAAAGCCACCGATCCGGCGTCGGGCGGCGAGGCCGCCCCGGCCATCGCTCCCTACGACCCCCGGTTGCTGACGGCCGGCGGCGGGAGCAAAGGCGGCGGGCAGAGCAGCGTGTTGAGCGCCATCAGCCTCTACGATCCCAGGACTCCGGGCTCGGGCGGCAAAGCTTCCGAGCCGCCGACCGAGAGCGCCTCGTCCTCCAAACCCTCGGATTGCGCCAAAACCGCCGGCAAAACCAAGGAGCCCCTCTTCGTCCGGCGCTCGGCTTTGGATCAACCCGAACCGGAGAAGGCGAGCGCCGAATCCGCTACGGACAGGTACAACAGCTACAACCGGCCTCGCGCCAAAGCGGCGGCCGCCGGTGCCGCCGtcgccccctcccccggcccggAAACATCCCCCCAGCCCGGGTTGCACAACCTGCCCGTCC CCGTGTACGGGATGGTCAAACCCAGCGGCAAAGCGGGGCCGGGGAGCCCCTTCGCGGGGGCCAGCCCGGCGCGGGACGGCGAGCCGCAGGACGCCGCCTCCCTCAAGGACGTCTTCAAGGGCTTCGATCCGACGGCCTCCCCCTTCTGCCAGTAG